From Zingiber officinale cultivar Zhangliang chromosome 5B, Zo_v1.1, whole genome shotgun sequence, the proteins below share one genomic window:
- the LOC121984690 gene encoding 4-coumarate-CoA ligase 1-like translates to MGSIAPPKETIFRSKLPDIEIINDIPLHTYCFERLDQFADRPCVIDGATGAVLTYSEVEASARRFAAGLYSVGIRRGDVFMILLRNSPEFVIAFLAASFGGAAATTANPFYTSGEIQKQAEGAGARLIITESCYVDKIRHLAAERGVTIVTVGDGPAPEGCRAFADLLAADPGAMPAVEFDPDDVVALPYSSGTTGLPKGVMLTHRSLITSVAQQMDGENPNLYFHPDDVILCVLPLFHIYSLNSVLLCCLRVGASILIMRRFEVGQLLDLIQRFRVTIAPFVPPIVLEFVKSPLVDSFDLSSIRMVMSGAAPMGKELEDKFMAKLPNALLGQGYGMTEAGPVLSMCLAFAKAPFEVKSGACGTVVRNAEMKIINPETGAVLGRNQRGEICIRGAQIMKGYINDPEATRNIIDEDGWLHTGDVGYVDNDDEVFIVDRLKEIIKFKGFQVAPAELEALLVMHPNISDAAVVPMKDEAAGEVPVAFVVRSNGSKITEDEIKQYISRQVVFYKRINKVFFTEVIPKAPSGKILRKDLRAKLAEQFPIGPFP, encoded by the exons ATGGGTTCAATTGCGCCGCCGAAGGAGACCATTTTTCGATCCAAGCTTCCGGACATCGAGATCATCAACGACATCCCGCTCCACACTTACTGCTTCGAGCGACTAGACCAATTCGCCGACCGGCCGTGCGTCATCGACGGCGCGACTGGCGCTGTGTTAACCTACTCCGAAGTGGAAGCCTCCGCACGCCGATTTGCGGCGGGGCTTTACAGCGTCGGGATCCGGCGGGGCGACGTGTTCATGATCCTCCTCCGCAACTCACCTGAATTCGTCATCGCGTTCCTCGCCGCATCGTTTGGCGGAGCCGCCGCCACCACGGCTAACCCTTTCTACACTTCCGGCGAGATCCAGAAACAAGCGGAAGGCGCCGGCGCCCGCCTTATCATCACCGAATCCTGCTACGTGGATAAGATCCGGCATTTAGCCGCGGAGCGCGGCGTCACTATCGTGACCGTCGGCGACGGCCCCGCCCCGGAAGGTTGTCGCGCCTTCGCCGACCTCCTGGCGGCGGACCCCGGTGCGATGCCGGCAGTCGAGTTCGATCCGGACGATGTGGTCGCGCTGCCCTACTCGTCGGGCACCACCGGGCTTCCCAAGGGCGTGATGCTGACTCACCGGAGCCTGATCACCAGCGTGGCCCAGCAGATGGATGGCGAAAATCCCAATCTGTATTTCCACCCGGATGACGTCATCCTCTGCGTCCTGCCCCTTTTCCACATCTATTCTCTCAACTCcgtcctcctttgctgcctccgcGTCGGCGCCTCCATCCTCATCATGCGGCGGTTCGAGGTCGGGCAGCTCCTTGACCTGATCCAACGCTTCAGAGTGACAATTGCGCCCTTTGTTCCGCCCATCGTGCTGGAGTTCGTGAAGAGCCCACTCGTCGACAGCTTCGACCTCTCGTCAATACGGATGGTCATGTCCGGGGCTGCTCCCATGGGCAAGGAGCTTGAGGACAAATTCATGGCTAAGCTTCCCAATGCTCTGCTGGGCCAG GGTTACGGGATGACAGAAGCTGGACCAGTGCTGTCTATGTGCTTGGCATTTGCAAAGGCGCCATTCGAGGTGAAGTCCGGTGCCTGTGGCACGGTAGTGAGGAACGCTGAGATGAAGATAATTAACCCAGAGACGGGTGCTGTGTTAGGCCGGAACCAGCGTGGTGAGATCTGCATCAGAGGTGCCCAAATTATGAAAG GCTACATCAATGATCCAGAGGCCACAAGGAACATCATAGATGAGGATGGATGGCTGCACACCGGAGATGTAGGCTATGTTGATAACGACGATGAGGTGTTCATCGTCGACAggctcaaggagatcatcaaattCAAAGGCTTTCAGGTAGCCCCAGCTGAGCTTGAAGCACTACTTGTTATGCACCCTAACATCTCTGATGCTGCTGTAGTTCC GATGAAAGATGAAGCTGCTGGGGAAGTCCCTGTTGCCTTTGTTGTGCGGTCCAATGGATCAAAAATCACTGAGGACGAAATCAAGCAGTACATCTCAAGACAG GTGGTTTTCTACAAGAGAATCAACAAAGTTTTCTTCACAGAAGTCATTCCAAAGGCCCCTTCTGGAAAAATCTTGAGAAAGGATCTAAGAGCGAAGCTAGCCGAGCAATTCCCCATCGGTCCATTTCCATGA
- the LOC121984688 gene encoding BTB/POZ domain-containing protein At3g05675-like: protein VNFSKQGDCCPSRALLSVASPGLAAPPRCNAPSPAAALEVVSPLPDSAAGEVVSTSIVSPKECASSLGPSSSLPPLIQSSKIKPLLKTLVRFGDRATSDVVVRIRTHEGRDNWFYCHSGILIDKSKYFAERLSDDWPTCQILDSRYCVEVYCEEFEFNSYVVALRLLYAKEPQTRYGVRNTIDILQVAVRLGCHQLSQYCIDYLESVPWEEADEEQILKIIPHLGSQYEEILARLQPVNPISVISIFMSTLRFATSSLPQSVRDMKSSAQDQLEYMLTEDDDAPMLTLDNQDIKLAVKNCVSDLLSRFNCHLESILYESQEIVTKINMENRLQPFLTDISWICQILNKMEMMKHLAHYWLEASRNIVKVTEKMDAEAADLLEIKLKVIEVTSKVLDSVVFGHVIVPTATRLLMVNVWLPFMQRARPLFEQPNSDHEEGSTLKIDCEIWLGLESAFVSIILTLPSDNQAEILAEWLKSEHARYPDLTEALETWCYRSKVAKKRLSLFGAIGNGKSS, encoded by the exons GTTAACTTCTCCAAGCAAGGGGACTGCTGCCCTTCTCGAGCCCTGCTCTCTGTGGCTTCGCCCGGCCTGGCCGCGCCACCGAGGTGTAATGCTCCTTCCCCGGCGGCGGCTCTTGAAGTCGTCAGCCCCCTGCCCGATTCGGCCGCCGGGGAGGTGGTGTCTACATCGATTGTCTCGCCGAAGGAATGCGCCAGTTCTCTAGGCCCTAGCTCTTCCCTCCCTCCCCTCATCCAG AGTTCTAAAATTAAGCCTCTATTGAAGACTCTAGTTAGATTTGGAGACCGTGCAACCAGTGATGTTGTTGTCAGGATAAGGACCCATGAAGGTCGTGACAATTGGTTCTATTGTCACTCAGGTATTCTCATCGATAAAAGCAAGTACTTTGCGGAGCGCCTATCTGATGACTGGCCAACATGTCAGATCCTGGATTCACGATACTGTGTTGAAGTTTATTGTGAAgaatttgagtttaattcttatgTCGTTGCCCTCCGCCTTCTTTATGCGAAAGAACCACAAACTCGGTATGgtgtaagaaacacaattgataTCCTTCAGGTTGCTGTTCGCCTTGGTTGTCATCAGCTTAGCCAATATTGTATTGACTATTTGGAATCTGTTCCCTGGGAAGAAGCTGACGAGGAGCAGATCTTGAAGATAATACCTCATCTTGGTTCTCAATACGAGGAGATCCTCGCACGTCTCCAGCCAGTCAATCCAATTTCAGTAATCAGTATTTTCATGTCAACTCTCCGCTTTGCTACATCATCACTTCCGCAGTCTGTGCGAGACATGAAATCCAGTGCTCAAGATCAGCTTGAGTATATGCTTACCGAGGATGATGATGCTCCCATGCTGACCTTGGATAATCAAGACATTAAATTGGCAGTGAAGAATTGTGTCAGTGATCTTCTAAGCCGATTCAATTGTCATCTAGAATCTATTTTGTATGAATCTCAAGAGATCGTTACGAAGATAAACATGGAGAATAGGTTGCAGCCCTTCCTCACTGATATCTCATGGATTTGTCAGATCTTGAATAAGATGGAAATGATGAAACATCTGGCTCACTATTGGCTGGAAGCATCTCGAAATATAGTTAAAGTCACTGAAAAAATGGACGCCGAAGCTGCTGACTTACTAGAGATCAAATTGAAAGTAATTGAAGTAACCTCTAAGGTTCTGGACTCAGTTGTATTTGGACATGTGATAGTCCCAACAGCGACGAGGCTACTCATGGTGAATGTCTGGCTGCCTTTTATGCAGAGGGCGAGGCCTTTATTTGAGCAACCCAATTCCGATCACGAAGAAGGCTCGACACTTAAAATTGACTGTGAGATCTGGCTGGGACTTGAATCggcttttgtttctattattctCACATTGCCATCTGACAACCAGGCTGAAATATTAGCGGAATGGTTGAAATCAGAGCATGCTCGATATCCTGACCTTACAGAAGCACTCGAGACATGGTGTTATCGCTCAAAGGTCGCTAAAAAGAGGCTGTCTTTGTTTGGTGCCATTGGCAATGGAAAGAGTTCTTAA
- the LOC121984691 gene encoding E3 ubiquitin-protein ligase MBR1-like isoform X1, with protein sequence MEDSMGRKTASGIIISKGGCSITFREQKFHDRSIRYCNRLGCCASRYAVQSTQVGEDNKNFIRSSSSKSSSSVAFREPRLKQRLDEEDAAESSDRQADGNRRKYTDSDRRFGKKEKSKSVALRPTVKPAKVQRLSENASREVRSKLSSRASKEAARQPKSHFKDNSNTSGNNPMALTHIERDVSSRSEDYGLNDLRQADASDLSLSNFTSADFADGRGENDLRRRSLGSRSLSSRGKSIYSSVTATSSVSSSINCLPHNLASNQNPRRSRSQSTSTGVVSVRTRQASSGTPRTRPLGQVDEFNLLLDHRSSSRSSRDAMSRFDDFSEDNDGYPHLNRSIAEVLLELERIEHEGLTFEEQLSFLENRLFLDGLINDQYSDMRMDIDSMTYEELLALGEEMGTVSTALTEEAVSKCLNRSNYVPTSPISGFSRSNEGDTKCSICQEEWVAEDEIGSLVCEHFYHIQCIDQWLRLKNWCPICKASVTPTP encoded by the exons ATGGAGGACTCGATGGGCAGAAAGACTGCTAGTGGAATAATCATCAGCAAAGGTGGATGCAGCATAACTTTTAGGGAACAGAAGTTCCATGATAGAAGTATCCGGTACTGTAACCGGTTAGGATGTTGTGCTAGTCGCTATGCTGTTCAAAGCACCCAGGTAGGAGAAGACAACAAAAATTTCATTCGCTCAAGCTCATCTAAGTCATCGTCTTCTGTGGCTTTTAGAGAGCCAAGATTGAAACAAAGATTGGATGAAGAAGATGCTGCGGAAAGTAGTGATAGACAAGCCGATGGCAACAGACGCAAATATACAGATTCTGACAGAAGATTTGGTAAGAAAGAAAAATCAAAGTCTGTAGCGTTAAGACCAACAGTTAAACCAGCAAAGGTGCAGCGCTTATCAGAAAATGCATCTCGAGAAGTGAGATCAAAATTGAGTTCTAGAGCATCTAAGGAGGCAGCTAGGCAGCCCAAATCTCACTTCAAAGATAATTCAAATACATCTGGAAACAATCCCATGGCTCTTACACACATTGAACGAGATGTGTCATCCAGATCTGAGGATTATGGCTTGAATGATCTTAGACAAGCAGATGCCTCTGATCTTTCCCTGTCAAATTTTACATCTGCTGATTTTGCAGATGGAAGGGGAGAAAACGACTTAAGGAGGAGATCCCTTGGAAGTCGAAGCCTATCTTCCAGAGGCAAAAGCATTTATTCATCAGTTACTGCAACAAGTTCAGTTTCTTCAAGCATTAATTGTCTTCCACACAATTTAGCTTCTAATCAAAACCCAAGAAGATCCAGAAGCCAATCTACCAGTACGGGTGTTGTCTCAGTTAGAACAAGGCAGGCATCTAGTGGCACTCCTCGAACAAGGCCCTTAGGACAAGTAGATGAGTTCAACTTGCTGCTGGATCATCGAAGTTCATCAAGATCATCAAGAGATGCCATGTCCCGATTCGATGATTTTTCAGAAGATAATGATGGTTATCCACACTTAAATAGAAGTATTGCTGAG GTGCTACTGGAACTTGAGAGGATTGAACACGAAGGATTGACATTTGAGGAG CAACTATCATTTCTTGAGAATCGTCTATTTTTGGATGGCCTGATCAACGACCAATACAGTGACATGAGGATGGATATCGATAGCATGACATATGAG GAATTGTTAGCACTGGGCGAGGAAATGGGTACAGTGAGCACAGCCCTTACAGAGGAAGCTGTGTCTAAATGTTTGAACAGAAGCAACTATGTGCCCACTTCTCCGATCTCTGGCTTCTCTCGCTCTAATGAAGGTGACACCAAATGCAGCATATGCCAG GAAGAATGGGTTGCTGAGGATGAGATTGGCTCGTTGGTTTGTGAGCATTTCTACCATATTCAATGCATCGACCAGTGGCTTCGGTTAAAGAATTGGTGCCCCATCTGTAAAGCCTCTGTTACTCCTACTCCTTGA
- the LOC121984689 gene encoding sm-like protein LSM7: MSGRKETVLDLAKFIDKGVQVKLTGGRQVMGTLKGYDQLLNLVLDEAIEFLRDPDDPLKTTDQTRRLGLIICRGTAVMLVSPTDGTEEIQNPFIQPDGA, encoded by the exons ATG TCAGGCAGGAAGGAAACAGTTCTAGATTTGGCAAAGTTCATTGACAAGGGTGTCCAAGTCAAGCTAACAGGAGGAAGACAAG TGATGGGGACTCTAAAAGGCTACGATCAGCTGCTTAACTTGGTGCTAGATGAAGCTATAGAGTTTCTTAGAG ATCCTGATGATCCACTGAAGACTACAGACCAGACTAGACGTCTTGGCCTTATA ATATGTAGGGGAACTGCTGTAATGCTTGTGTCACCAACTGACGGAACAGAGGAAATTCAAAACCCCTTCATCCAGCCAGATGGAGCTTAA
- the LOC121984691 gene encoding uncharacterized protein LOC121984691 isoform X3, protein MEDSMGRKTASGIIISKGGCSITFREQKFHDRSIRYCNRLGCCASRYAVQSTQVGEDNKNFIRSSSSKSSSSVAFREPRLKQRLDEEDAAESSDRQADGNRRKYTDSDRRFGKKEKSKSVALRPTVKPAKVQRLSENASREVRSKLSSRASKEAARQPKSHFKDNSNTSGNNPMALTHIERDVSSRSEDYGLNDLRQADASDLSLSNFTSADFADGRGENDLRRRSLGSRSLSSRGKSIYSSVTATSSVSSSINCLPHNLASNQNPRRSRSQSTSTGVVSVRTRQASSGTPRTRPLGQVDEFNLLLDHRSSSRSSRDAMSRFDDFSEDNDGYPHLNRSIAEVLLELERIEHEGLTFEEQLSFLENRLFLDGLINDQYSDMRMDIDSMTYE, encoded by the exons ATGGAGGACTCGATGGGCAGAAAGACTGCTAGTGGAATAATCATCAGCAAAGGTGGATGCAGCATAACTTTTAGGGAACAGAAGTTCCATGATAGAAGTATCCGGTACTGTAACCGGTTAGGATGTTGTGCTAGTCGCTATGCTGTTCAAAGCACCCAGGTAGGAGAAGACAACAAAAATTTCATTCGCTCAAGCTCATCTAAGTCATCGTCTTCTGTGGCTTTTAGAGAGCCAAGATTGAAACAAAGATTGGATGAAGAAGATGCTGCGGAAAGTAGTGATAGACAAGCCGATGGCAACAGACGCAAATATACAGATTCTGACAGAAGATTTGGTAAGAAAGAAAAATCAAAGTCTGTAGCGTTAAGACCAACAGTTAAACCAGCAAAGGTGCAGCGCTTATCAGAAAATGCATCTCGAGAAGTGAGATCAAAATTGAGTTCTAGAGCATCTAAGGAGGCAGCTAGGCAGCCCAAATCTCACTTCAAAGATAATTCAAATACATCTGGAAACAATCCCATGGCTCTTACACACATTGAACGAGATGTGTCATCCAGATCTGAGGATTATGGCTTGAATGATCTTAGACAAGCAGATGCCTCTGATCTTTCCCTGTCAAATTTTACATCTGCTGATTTTGCAGATGGAAGGGGAGAAAACGACTTAAGGAGGAGATCCCTTGGAAGTCGAAGCCTATCTTCCAGAGGCAAAAGCATTTATTCATCAGTTACTGCAACAAGTTCAGTTTCTTCAAGCATTAATTGTCTTCCACACAATTTAGCTTCTAATCAAAACCCAAGAAGATCCAGAAGCCAATCTACCAGTACGGGTGTTGTCTCAGTTAGAACAAGGCAGGCATCTAGTGGCACTCCTCGAACAAGGCCCTTAGGACAAGTAGATGAGTTCAACTTGCTGCTGGATCATCGAAGTTCATCAAGATCATCAAGAGATGCCATGTCCCGATTCGATGATTTTTCAGAAGATAATGATGGTTATCCACACTTAAATAGAAGTATTGCTGAG GTGCTACTGGAACTTGAGAGGATTGAACACGAAGGATTGACATTTGAGGAG CAACTATCATTTCTTGAGAATCGTCTATTTTTGGATGGCCTGATCAACGACCAATACAGTGACATGAGGATGGATATCGATAGCATGACATATGAG TGA
- the LOC121984691 gene encoding E3 ubiquitin-protein ligase MBR1-like isoform X2, translated as MLFKAPREPRLKQRLDEEDAAESSDRQADGNRRKYTDSDRRFGKKEKSKSVALRPTVKPAKVQRLSENASREVRSKLSSRASKEAARQPKSHFKDNSNTSGNNPMALTHIERDVSSRSEDYGLNDLRQADASDLSLSNFTSADFADGRGENDLRRRSLGSRSLSSRGKSIYSSVTATSSVSSSINCLPHNLASNQNPRRSRSQSTSTGVVSVRTRQASSGTPRTRPLGQVDEFNLLLDHRSSSRSSRDAMSRFDDFSEDNDGYPHLNRSIAEVLLELERIEHEGLTFEEQLSFLENRLFLDGLINDQYSDMRMDIDSMTYEELLALGEEMGTVSTALTEEAVSKCLNRSNYVPTSPISGFSRSNEGDTKCSICQEEWVAEDEIGSLVCEHFYHIQCIDQWLRLKNWCPICKASVTPTP; from the exons ATGCTGTTCAAAGCACCCAG AGAGCCAAGATTGAAACAAAGATTGGATGAAGAAGATGCTGCGGAAAGTAGTGATAGACAAGCCGATGGCAACAGACGCAAATATACAGATTCTGACAGAAGATTTGGTAAGAAAGAAAAATCAAAGTCTGTAGCGTTAAGACCAACAGTTAAACCAGCAAAGGTGCAGCGCTTATCAGAAAATGCATCTCGAGAAGTGAGATCAAAATTGAGTTCTAGAGCATCTAAGGAGGCAGCTAGGCAGCCCAAATCTCACTTCAAAGATAATTCAAATACATCTGGAAACAATCCCATGGCTCTTACACACATTGAACGAGATGTGTCATCCAGATCTGAGGATTATGGCTTGAATGATCTTAGACAAGCAGATGCCTCTGATCTTTCCCTGTCAAATTTTACATCTGCTGATTTTGCAGATGGAAGGGGAGAAAACGACTTAAGGAGGAGATCCCTTGGAAGTCGAAGCCTATCTTCCAGAGGCAAAAGCATTTATTCATCAGTTACTGCAACAAGTTCAGTTTCTTCAAGCATTAATTGTCTTCCACACAATTTAGCTTCTAATCAAAACCCAAGAAGATCCAGAAGCCAATCTACCAGTACGGGTGTTGTCTCAGTTAGAACAAGGCAGGCATCTAGTGGCACTCCTCGAACAAGGCCCTTAGGACAAGTAGATGAGTTCAACTTGCTGCTGGATCATCGAAGTTCATCAAGATCATCAAGAGATGCCATGTCCCGATTCGATGATTTTTCAGAAGATAATGATGGTTATCCACACTTAAATAGAAGTATTGCTGAG GTGCTACTGGAACTTGAGAGGATTGAACACGAAGGATTGACATTTGAGGAG CAACTATCATTTCTTGAGAATCGTCTATTTTTGGATGGCCTGATCAACGACCAATACAGTGACATGAGGATGGATATCGATAGCATGACATATGAG GAATTGTTAGCACTGGGCGAGGAAATGGGTACAGTGAGCACAGCCCTTACAGAGGAAGCTGTGTCTAAATGTTTGAACAGAAGCAACTATGTGCCCACTTCTCCGATCTCTGGCTTCTCTCGCTCTAATGAAGGTGACACCAAATGCAGCATATGCCAG GAAGAATGGGTTGCTGAGGATGAGATTGGCTCGTTGGTTTGTGAGCATTTCTACCATATTCAATGCATCGACCAGTGGCTTCGGTTAAAGAATTGGTGCCCCATCTGTAAAGCCTCTGTTACTCCTACTCCTTGA